atcatcTCTAGACCAAGAAAAATATTAAGCTCTCCCAACactttcatttcaaatcaaagaGAAAGATCACAACGAAACTTTGAAATCTCTATTTCATCATTACCAGTGATAATCAGATCATCCACTTATAGAAGAACAATAATATGTAGACTTCTttgttttttaataaataagttAGGAtcttaataagaaaaaaaaatcagagaAATGTAAGTATTGAACAATTTTTAAAGATTTCTAAGTGGTATTTACATATGTAGATCCATTGAAGCCTTAAGTATTTAAGCCTATAAGGCTGAAGTCTAAGAGTCATTCAAGATTtataagtatttttctttttgagaagttCAATATAGTTTTTCCTTTCTGCCTTGTTTATTCTTTTAATTTGATCTTAGGCTAACAACATCTTATTATTACTATTTGAGAGACAGTTATTATCGAAGTGATGTTTCAACTGCGAACAACAGATATTTTCCGTGCCATTGATGGTTTCCAATTGAAGTCCTTTAATTTACGGGATCGAGCAAGCGAGTTTAACATCTAGAAGAACAGGAATACGTTTCCATTCAGATGTAAATCAAAGAAAACATGCATAAATTATCCAACAAAATTAACAACTAAATACGAATCTGTTTTCCTGCTCTCATCCGGACAGTTGATCGAACTAgctgatgagggtaataaatggcgacaagactcgggctgacgtcaacTGACCCAGACGAAGCTCACGCCTCGAACAACCCGGCAGAGCCTGGTCAAATGAACCAGAAGACAggccgaggcccattaacgaccgctcaggctcgatccctcacgccacgccaaaagcgatgtcagacgccatcagaggtacaatCCTGCGCCCTGCGGGCAGGCACATTaggtaacactaaacttccctataaataccctcgcgttcTAAGCGCCAAaggggggaaaaaaaaagaagagagacacACAGGAAAACACCGCACCAATCCACAtcattgacttgatcgtcggaggggtcgagccgagcttccgacccgacctgtgtgcaggtacaaaGACGGAGCTGTTTCTTCCCAACGCCGCAGAGTGGAACCCTTCCCCGCAGGACGCCCCCACGAGCTCCTACGTAACTCGATCCCTGCAACCGACCGCATCGGCAACCCCCGAGGGATTCCGagcaagatccccgccattcggacctgaaTCGAGCCACGACGAccccgaggccatggctcaaAAGTTGTTCACACTAACAGATTggagctagaaggagggccgaatgCCACGGGATCCTCAAACTGACCTCGACGAACTCCCCGCCGAGGGATCGTTCTTAACTGGGGCGCAGGCCGGGCACCCCTCGCGTGACGAGCCACGGGCCGAGGACCTCGTCACGACCTCGGAACGCTATTGGAATTTGTTCCATAACCCAGGTCTGCTTCCCCCCGAGGCCGCTCCGAGCGTTCCTTCGCCCGTGTCATCCGAAGCCTTTCAGGACCTTGCCCTCCAGGTCCGAACCTTGGCGGGAATGGTGCAGACCGTCGTCCCGCTCATTTCCCAATCAATGAACCCATCGACAGCCCGCCCTACACGCCGAGTGGAGTCCTCTGCACCAGTTCACGCGACCACCTCTGCACTCCCTGGTTCACCCCAGACCCGGGTGTTTCCCCTTGGAGATCAAGCAGGGGGAAACCCTGCCGGCCGACCCGAGCATGAGGCGATATCTCCCGACTCCGCGGACTCCTTCCGGGCCCAGTTGCACCTTCTCAGTTAACGACTCGAAGAAGTGCGGAAGAAGGTCCATGCCTCAAAGGGAGAGCCAGGGGACGATGCACGCCGGGGGTCACCGTTCGCAGCTGAAATACGCGACCAACCGGTGCCCGCGAGCTTTCGACTCCCCTCCCTGGACGCCTACGATGGCACTACCAACCCCGCGGACCACGTGGCCGCCTTTCGGGCTCAGATGACGCTATACGGAACTGCTGATGCTTTGAtggtgcagggcgtttcccacgacCCTAAGGGGGCCAGCACGCACGTGGTACAgcggcttgaagaccggaacgatcgcttccttcgaccagctcgtcaacgacttcgagctccacttcgtggccTATGCACGGCCGAAGCCTTCCGTTGCACTACTCCTcgaactcaaccaaagggaggacgagcccctcccccattttgtgaatcgctttacaacacaaatccgggggtcgccggacgctcatccctctctgttagtgcaggcgtttatgacaggcctgcgaccttccagattcttctggtccctcgtggagcgaccccccaccacagtaccagatatgctccagcgggctaaccagtacatcgcaGCAGAGGCCTGGGTGGCCGAGAGAAGGAGGAGCGACTTTTGGCAGCGAGCTCCATAGAAGAagtcaagcacccgcggtggctatccgatgtagtcctcgtAAAAGGAATCTAGGccttgcctcagtctcttccgagcgaaggctcagtatctacctgactGCCTCCCGGCTCGCGGTTAGCTCCGGCCTAACCACTTCCCTATGAATACCCTCGCGTTCTAAGCGAcagagggaaaaaaaagaagaagagagacgcACAGGAAAACACCGCACCAATCCACAtcattgacttgatcgtcggaggggtcgggccgagcttccgacccgacctgtgtgcaggtacgaagacggAGCTGTTTCTTCCCAACGCCGCAGAGTGAAACCCTTCCCCGCAGGACGCCCCCACGAGCTCCTACGTAACTCGATCCCTGCAACCGGCCGCATCGGCAACCCCCGAGGGATTCCGAGCAAGATTcccgccattcggacctgaaccgagccgcgacggccccgaggccacggctcaaaagtTGTTCACACTAACACTAGCCTATACCTAAAGTTTCTTCTCTGTGGGGAAAAGATCGTGTCGCATTGACCCTAATTACCCTAGAAACTGTAGGAAGCTGAAGTTGGAATCATCGATCGTTGAATTGCTTCGGGAATGTAGGGACAAAAAACGCACCGTGGATTTGCCGGTGATGACGGTCACCCCTGACCGGAGATTCTTCCGAAGTTGCCCGCCGTAGATTCTTGGATAGGAGGGAAGGTTCCGGCCGAACAGTCTCGGGCTCTTCTTCGATTTGGATGGCGAAAGGCGGGGCTTTGTCGTCCTCCTCCACGCCTCCAGCAGCGAAAGCGTAGCTTGAGCTCTCTTCAAGAACGAATTATTACACATTGCCATCAGATCAAAATCAGACGATCGTGATCTTCTGGGCCATCCGTCCAAACCCGAACCACTTGGGAACATAATCAAAAAGCTTCGTTTCATTGAATACTTTATTCTTACCGTAACCTTACCCTCGCGACAATTGGAGAAGTGAAACGCGGATCGTGGAACCCACCAGTACCTACCACCAGACGAGGACCGTGAGGGTGGGGATGGTCATTTTAATATTTATGCTGCTTCTTTAAGTTATTTATTTTCAACATTCCAACTTACCCTTGTTTTAATTGGTCTTACACGAAACCCCAAATGGGACCCACTATAACGGGACGGATAAGTATGGGATTGGTAAATTGGGTATTTCCGAATGCTACTTATTTAAATGTCAATTATATATTGAGTTGCTATTGATTTCTCCCGACGAGTCGCTAACAGCATTGTCTCAGCCCGATTTAACGCTCGCCGTCTCTTTTGCTTCACAACGGTCTCTTTCCTCCGTCGCCACCGCAATTGCCTGTCTCAGATCCACTCGCTCCCCCTGCCGATTCGAAGGACTCGAGCCTCTTCTTCCCCCAACCGATCGATGGGCGTGGCGAGTTCCTTGGTACTCCCCTGTGCTCCATTCTTTCCCGCTGGGGTCATCTCTTAGGTTATCAAGCATGCTCCTGCTGAGATTTCGGAGGCGCTTTGGGAGTTTTTAACATATCTGGTGATTGAGTTTGGTAAATTTATTAGTCTTCTCGCATCTTGcctctccccctttttttttttttgatctatcTGTTTGTCTGATTTGTACGAAGTTTATTCGTAGTTCAGAGTACTGGAAATTACGAAACTTATATTGCTAATTTTTCTGTTCATTATGGCATCTGTTAACATCATATGAGTTAAtttgaagtttttttttcttgatctctGTTTTTATATGTTTGTATTTTGGTTACTACTCAGACTTGGACAACTCAACTGGTAATGCACAAGATTGTAGGATAAACGAGGCTAAAACGGGCTTTTATTTTATATCTGCGTTGTAGGAGACAATGAAATCAAGATCTGGTAAATGATATCATTTTAGATTGggcttttttgtatttttttatttttcagttgaGAAATTTGGGATTGATACTATAGGATTTTATAAAACAGTTATTGATGCACAAATCATAAGATTAAGGGTGAATTTTGGAGATTATCATCATGTGACCTTGAGAAAAGATCTTTTTTGCTGTTTCTAGTCGACAATTATGTCTCCAGAATTTCTGTCAGAAATTTACTTTTCTGGACTGGTTTGTAAAGAGTTGTGGCCCTCATGCATGATTGTAACTTTAACATTGAGTCATTGACCATGAAGAGTTTTTACTTTTGATCTTTTACCTATATTTTATGTTTCCTAAATTTATGTTAACATGAACTTGTGAACTATTGTCACTTGACCTTTGGGTCTAGACTCTTGACATGTGGACAAGACTCAGTATTGTTTCTTTCAGAGCAAGTTGTCATTATATTAAGAGAATGGACCCTGTTTTTCACCTAGTTCTTTAATCCATTGATGCTGATAGATTGACTACAAGTTCTATATTGTTTGGTATTTAATAATTTACTTTCTTTAACATGATTCATTCTAAATGCTTCATTGCTTCGGAGATTTCTCATGGGTTCTTAATGTTCTTTTAAATTCTATTTATTCACTACCAAAAACCAAGAAATTACTTTTTGTCATGAATTCTAATGCTGCATGCACTGATTTTTTTGACTTTGTATTGATATATGGTACAAGCTGGTGTTGGTAGCATAATATAAATGGGTAGTTTGAGTGTGGCATGATCTAGTATCCTTGTACAATAGATATTTTCTTCTAGGTCTTGACCATTTCAGATTACTTGACATGTGGATGAAACAGCATCGAAATAGCATTGAAAACCACCAGTAAAGGACGTCTTTGATGTGCTCAAGAACTGTTAATCTTCAATTTCATATCAGTTATATTGTCAACACAGCAATCAGATTGCTGCTGCAACGTTATCACAGCAATTTCCACTTGTTTTTGAGATGGATCTCAGCAGATTAAAGGGTCTTTATTCCACTGTAACCAAATGCAAGCTAGAGAAATAATTCAGAAAATAAGAGAAAGGAAGAGGAGATGGATAAACAACAATGTAGTGTGGGTGAAACCTAGAGAGAGATGGGTTAGAGTATCTCATGCCAGTTTTCTCAAACTAATCCAAGTGTCTGGGGATGTGTTTACATCAACTATATAATAATCTACCTAATAGAGTCCTTACTAACTAAAAGAAGTAAAATTTGTCTAAATAATGCCTAAACTAATCAGCTGAGCACTGTATAATATCTTTGGGTGAATACTGTTCCCACTCTTATACAAAAACTGCAAATGACTAATTGCAAATTGGCTTGACCTATAGCTAACACTAAAACcatattatatcaaaattaagGTAATACTAAACTTACATCATCTTGACTTACTACTTAGCACTAGAATTTTCATAATATATACTTATGAAAAACTATAGTTGACCTCAACAATTGACCTCTTTTACTTCATTTCTCTCTGATTCATAGAATTTTCAAGCCTGAATTTCAACCAAAGGCACTAAGAATCTCTCTATTCCTTCTTTATAGGTAGAGCTCTATTTCAGAACAATCTATCTATATTCAAGGTGTAATTTTCCTTAAAGTTCTCATTTAATTTTGGTTTGCAAGATGTAGACATGAATAAagcattttatatttaaaaattttggacTAGATGAAGTATGGGTCTATAATGATATACATTAGACCTACATGAGATTAAGTTGGATCCACACGACTCTAACGTAAATCTTACAGAATATAACACAAGTGCCTCTATTGTGCACAAAGTTTGTAATCATAACTTCTGTGATTAAAGTTGTGTACTTCTATGGTTCAAACTGTGTGCTAAGTTTATGGATGTCAGCCAGATCAACCATATtgatttaagttatttcaaacctTAACCTCAGCAATGAGAGAATTCTTCAGTAGCTTAAGTTGATGTGCTACTAATCTTGGCGAGTTAGATCCTAACGGGTGTAACAATAGAAGAAGTGTAATAAGTTAGGGAAGGTGTTACTGTTTCTTTCATCCCCCTCTTTTATTTAGCTAATTATTCTTTGGAAGTTTCACAATAGGAGTTGTCACCTCTTCttttataagaaaaagaaaatcatagGCTTTGACATTAATGAAGTGGTTTCTGGTAGAATCAAAATTTTACCTTTCGTCCTTATGATTTCTTAAGTCTTTTGTGATTGAATGAGGAATTTTGTAAAGCACAGTTGTTCTTGGTGCCACCATGTTTTGTACTCAGTTTTGCAGTTGGCCTAGAGAAACTCACCTGTGATAGGATTTTGGAATAAcataatctttttttattttgcagGTAAAGTTCTGCTTTGGTACACCATTTTCTGCTTAACGACAGAAAACTTAGAAACTGATTTGGAGCCTTTGCTTCGTTTTCTTTTCTGTTGAATTATCTTTTGGCAGTCAACAATGGCCAAAGATTTGATATCTGCTGAAGTTTTGAAGGCAGTGTTCACTCTGCTTGATGGTGAAGATCTAGTTTCATGCATGCTTGTAAGTCGTCAGTGGAGAGACACTGCCAGGGATGACTACTTCTGGAAGTGCATCTGCACCAAGAAGTGGCCTTCCATTTGCAAAAGACCTCCTCCAGCCATAAGTTACCACAAGCTCTTTTTGACTTTTTCTAGATCCCAACCCCCTCAGCCCCTTCCTCCATCAAGGCTTTCCTTCAACAATTTGGAATTCTTTATTGACCTTTGGTCTGAACAGACTCTGATATTTTCTGAAGCTGTCTCAGGCACTGTGCTCCGGAGAGGGTTAAAGAATCTACCTCCAGGAATACCTGATGCACTCAAGATTCATCTGGACAGTACAGATTACAAGATGATAATGCAAGTTGAGCCAAGATTTTCTTTTCCACTTGGGCAGACGATCATTGTGTCTGTTCTTGTGAGTCGCAAAGACACAAATCAGATAGCACGGATTGTAAATCAATCCCTCTTTGGATATGTTGATGGTAATGCATTTCGTGCACTGGCTTACGACTACCTAATCTTTGCACCAGGACATCCATTCATATCTGGAATCAGGGCTTGGGTTTCCTTGTTATTCATGGCGAACACCGCTCACAGTATCACCGATGTCTTTGGCATT
The window above is part of the Musa acuminata AAA Group cultivar baxijiao chromosome BXJ1-1, Cavendish_Baxijiao_AAA, whole genome shotgun sequence genome. Proteins encoded here:
- the LOC103973603 gene encoding F-box protein At5g39250 isoform X2, with protein sequence MAKDLISAEVLKAVFTLLDGEDLVSCMLVSRQWRDTARDDYFWKCICTKKWPSICKRPPPAISYHKLFLTFSRSQPPQPLPPSRLSFNNLEFFIDLWSEQTLIFSEAVSGTVLRRGLKNLPPGIPDALKIHLDSTDYKMIMQVEPRFSFPLGQTIIVSVLVSRKDTNQIARIVNQSLFGYVDGNAFRALAYDYLIFAPGHPFISGIRAWVSLLFMANTAHSITDVFGIEIDFCDAANSENEVLWLLDMLDWKYI
- the LOC103973603 gene encoding F-box protein At5g39250 isoform X1, with the translated sequence MGVASSLSTMAKDLISAEVLKAVFTLLDGEDLVSCMLVSRQWRDTARDDYFWKCICTKKWPSICKRPPPAISYHKLFLTFSRSQPPQPLPPSRLSFNNLEFFIDLWSEQTLIFSEAVSGTVLRRGLKNLPPGIPDALKIHLDSTDYKMIMQVEPRFSFPLGQTIIVSVLVSRKDTNQIARIVNQSLFGYVDGNAFRALAYDYLIFAPGHPFISGIRAWVSLLFMANTAHSITDVFGIEIDFCDAANSENEVLWLLDMLDWKYI